Below is a genomic region from Deinococcus radiotolerans.
CCGCGTACCCGTCCGGGTCGCGGTGCCCGAATTTCTTCGGCAGGTCCAGGTGCCCGATACTGTCGAACAGGCCCGATTTCGCGGCGCCTTCGGCCAGCGCGTAGTAGTCACGGTACAGGCCGCCCAGGTCACGACTGTCGTACTCCGCGATGAATTCCGGGTTGTCGAAGCCCCACGCGCCGATGTAATGGATGCTGCCGATCACGTAATCCCACGGGTGCGCACCCAGCACCTCCTCCACGAACCGTTCCGTGCCGGGGTGGAAGTCGGCTTCCAGGCCCAGCCGGACCTCCAGCCGACCCGCGAACTCCGCCTGAACGTCCTGCACGTCCGCCACGTACTGCGCCAGCTGGTCGCGGCGCATCCGCCACGGCGCGTCGTACCACGCGGGCATCGGCATGTGATCCGTGAAGCAGATGCCCGCCAGCCCAGCGTCCAGCGCCGCCTGCGCGTACTCGCGCGGCGCCCCCGTGGCGTGCCCGCACAGGGGCGTGTGCATATGCGAATCAAACAGCGCAGCAGTCATGCCCACAGGGTACGGCAGGGCGCGGTCAGCGGGCGTGGCGGGTCACGAAACGCAGGGTGACCTCCAGCATGCCCGCGAGCAGGCCGCCCACCAGCACGTTCCGCACCAGTTCTGTTGGCGAGGCCGGGGTCAGCGCGGGCAACAAAACGGTGCCGAGCTGCGCGGCCCGCACCGCCCAGGTCCAGCGGGTCAGGGCTACCGGGGCGGGGGTGTGCGTCTCGGCGGCCGTCTGGACGGGAGCGAACCACCAAGCGGCGGGCAGCATGCCCAGCGAATTCAGGCCTGTGCCGATTCGTTCGCCCGGGGTCTCGCTGGACGCGAGCAGGGCGTACA
It encodes:
- a CDS encoding histidinol-phosphatase; this translates as MTAALFDSHMHTPLCGHATGAPREYAQAALDAGLAGICFTDHMPMPAWYDAPWRMRRDQLAQYVADVQDVQAEFAGRLEVRLGLEADFHPGTERFVEEVLGAHPWDYVIGSIHYIGAWGFDNPEFIAEYDSRDLGGLYRDYYALAEGAAKSGLFDSIGHLDLPKKFGHRDPDGYAALHALDVIAERGLSLDFNTAGWRKPVQEAYPAPDLTRAAAERGIPFVLGSDAHKPDEVGYHFTDAIKQIHDVGGRIVSYQERVRHG